Proteins encoded together in one Lathyrus oleraceus cultivar Zhongwan6 chromosome 5, CAAS_Psat_ZW6_1.0, whole genome shotgun sequence window:
- the LOC127083040 gene encoding very-long-chain 3-oxoacyl-CoA reductase 1, producing MDYTHFFLLATTTLGFISISKSLFNFLVWIYATLIRPTKHLKDYGSWAIITGSTDGIGKSMALELAANGLNLLLLGRNPLKLEATSKEIVDKHFTNVQVKYLVVDLQNNSGDEIMKKIEEAIADLDVGILVNAAGVAYPYARYFHEVDLDLMDTIIKVNIEGTTWVTKAVIPSMIKKKKGAIINIGSGSTVVLPSYPLVTLYAASKSYLAMFSACTNLEYKHQGIDIQCQVPLFVSTKMTRMKASLFVPTPDVYSKTCMKWIGYEKLAVPYFFHSLQSFVIRAIPDVLLDSYMLNYFLYWRKRGLVKDSQIKGTSNSEAN from the exons ATGGATTACACACATTTCTTCCTACTAGCAACAACCACTTTAGGTTTCATCTCCATCTCCAAATCTCTCTTCAATTTTCTCGTCTGGATATACGCCACCTTAATCCGACCAACAAAGCATCTCAAAGACTACGGTTCATGGGCTATTATCACCGGCTCAACCGACGGAATCGGCAAATCCATGGCTCTCGAGCTCGCAGCCAACGGACTCAACCTTCTCTTACTCGGTCGAAACCCTCTTAAGCTCGAAGCAACGTCAAAAGAGATAGTAGACAAACATTTCACCAACGTTCAGGTAAAATATCTTGTTGTAGACCTGCAGAACAATAGCGGTGACGaaataatgaagaaaattgaagaagcTATTGCTGATTTAGATGTTGGAATTCTAGTTAATGCCGCCGGCGTGGCCTATCCTTATGCTAGATATTTTCATGAAGTTGATTTAGATTTGATGGATACTATTATTAAAGTCAATATAGAAGGAACAACTTGGGTTACAAAAGCTGTGATTCCTAGTATGATTAAGAAGAAAAAAGGAGCTATAATTAACATCGGTTCTGGTTCCACTGTTGTTCTTCCTTCTTATCCTCTTGTCACACTTTATGCAGCTTCAAAATC GTATCTTGCCATGTTCTCTGCATGCACCAATTTGGAATACAAACACCAAGGTATTGACATCCAGTGTCAGGTTCCGTTGTTTGTGTCGACGAAAATGACAAGGATGAAGGCTTCTCTGTTTGTTCCAACACCAGATGTATATAGCAAAACATGTATGAAATGGATTGGTTATGAGAAACTGGCTGTACCTTACTTTTTTCACTCTTTGCAGTCGTTTGTCATAAGGGCGATTCCTGATGTGTTGTTGGATTCGTATATGCTCAATTATTTTCTTTACTGGCGTAAAAGAGGACTAGTTAAGGACTCGCAAATTAAAGGAACTAGTAATTCTGAAGCAAATTAG